The Candidatus Obscuribacterales bacterium sequence TTGGATTGCGATCGCTTCTATTGTCACCGCTGGCATCACCATCGCCATTGGTTCCATTGGCCCAGCCCTAGGAGAAGGACGCGCCCTGGCCCAAGCCCTCAGCGCCCTAGCCCAGCAGCCCGATGAAGCCGCCACCATCACCCGTACCTTATTTGTTGGTATGGCGCTAGTAGAATCCACTGGGATTTACTGCTTAGTGGTGTCCTTAATTTTACTATTTGCTAATCCCTACTGGGCCTATTTGATTGAGCAAGGAGGCTAGACCATGCTCATTGATTGGTTTACCGTTGTTGCCCAGATTTTTAACTTTCTTGTTCTTGTCTGGTTACTCAAACGCTTTCTCTATGGCCCCATTACCCAGGCTATGTCTAAACGCGAGGCGCTGATTGCTAGCCAGCTTGCCGATGCCCAAACTAGCCTCACAGAAGCAGCCCAAGAAGCCGAATACTATCGCCAGATGCAGGCGACCCTCAAGGCTCAGCACGATGACTGGCTGGAACAAACGCGACAACAGGTAGAACAACAGCGTCAGACTTGGTTAGATGAAGCTAAGCAGTCGGTGGCGAT is a genomic window containing:
- a CDS encoding F0F1 ATP synthase subunit C, whose product is WIAIASIVTAGITIAIGSIGPALGEGRALAQALSALAQQPDEAATITRTLFVGMALVESTGIYCLVVSLILLFANPYWAYLIEQGG